One window of Trichoderma breve strain T069 chromosome 3, whole genome shotgun sequence genomic DNA carries:
- a CDS encoding bZIP transcription factor domain-containing protein produces the protein MSIDNKPPNPHRDESEESTGSTPEREQIPSMTAGSGSTIINVSQDGQQPKRKGGRKPIYATSEERKQRNRQAQAAFRERRTEYIKQLEETIRVHESNLHNLQAAHRTAAEECLMLRYKNSLLERILLEKGIDVQAELQAKTGSPNLAPTHMPQNLVQPPPLQRTMMHRHHARKSSIAPKTEPGTALPPPLQPHKTAPSPKNRPAPSSHANSPNTASSAFSPAASDTMSMRGSISGLSRQQMTPISITTPSARQPMMQTGNRGAMGSGASFYPTPSFQNHIEQLEQEYEADMVDDSEIETPSGPGPYPGGFNGEQQPMLLSPASTGPGHQVTTGSQYPSMTQLLDQQPDWDPFGLSASMAFPNQPFQFDQTHLR, from the exons ATGTCCATCGACAACAAGCCGCCGAACCCTCACCGGGATGAGAGCGAGGAGTCGACTGGTTCCACTCCGGAGAGGGAGCAGATCCCTTCCATGACTGCCGGCAGCGGTAGCACAATCATCAACGTCTCTCAAGATGGCCAGCAACCCAAGCGAAAGGGTGGCCGCAAGCCA ATCTATGCGACATCTGAAGAGCGCAAACAGCGCAACAGACAAGCTCAGGCTGCCTTTCGCGAGCGTCGCACCGAGTACATTAAGCAACTAGAGGAAACTATTCGTGTCCATGAGTCCAACCTGCATAATCTACAGGCTGCGCATCGCACTGCCGCCGAAGAATGTCTGATGCTCCGCTACAAGAACTCGCTACTCGAGCGCATCCTTCTTGAGAAGG GCATCGATGTCCAAGCCGAGCTTCAAGCCAAAACCGGCAGTCCCAACTTGGCACCTACTCATATGCCACAGAACCTGGTACAGCCGCCTCCCCTTCAACGCACCATGATGCACCGGCACCATGCGCGCAAGTCTAGCATTGCTCCCAAGACTGAGCCCGGCACCGCTCTTCCGCCGCCCCTACAGCCTCACAAGACTGCGCCATCTCCAAAGAATCGACCTGCGCCCTCATCTCACGCCAACTCCCCCAATACCGCGAGCTCGGCCTTTTCTCCTGCGGCCTCTGATACCATGTCTATGAGAGGGTCCATCTCTGGGCTATCCCGGCAGCAGATGACTCCCATTTCCATCACGACGCCCTCAGCGAGGCAGCCAATGATGCAAACTGGGAATCGCGGGGCGATGGGCTCTGGTGCATCGTTCTATCCGACACCCTCATTCCAGAATCATATTGAGCAACTGG AGCAAGAATATGAAGCCGATATGGTCGATGATTCAGAGATTGAGACGCCTAGTGGCCCCGGCCCATACCCTGGCGGCTTCAACGGCGAACAACAACCGATGCTTCTTTCACCAGCTTCCACCGGGCCAGGACACCAAGTCACGACCGGCTCCCAGTATCCCTCAATGACGCAGCTGTTGGACCAGCAACCCGACTGGGATCCCTTCGGCCTCAGTGCTAGCATGGCTTTCCCGAATCAGCCGTTTCAATTCGATCAGACACACTTGAGGTGA